From a region of the Aeoliella mucimassa genome:
- the uvrA gene encoding excinuclease ABC subunit UvrA translates to MPASDIVIKGAREHNLRDVDVQLPRNKLICLTGVSGSGKSSLAFDTLYAEGQRRYVESLSTFARQFLGQMPKPDVDHLSGLSPSISISQKSSGTNPRSTVGTITEIYDFLRVLYARVGLGHCPKCDRPITAQTREQIIGHISMLPAKTKFKVLAPVVRQQKGEFRDLFEDLLKQGYVRARVDGNIVSLSENQSLDRQMRHDIEVVVDRITAGPAMRGRLGEAVDTALKLGSGSLIVAVEQDEDEQVPKAKRTKRRRVGVREGDIVLSSHFACTSCGLSFEQPTPQMFSFNSPQGMCLDCDGLGEYYSFDPELLAPDPTLSFAKGAIDLVGKWKDLGRWKRHIYKGVADTIERKWELEEGTLLETPWGELSDDLRNVWLWGTGDEHITYTWRAGKSSQKYGGEFEGIIAELLDKYRTSKSSSLIKKLEGYMRVLGCTECNGARLNAQARSVRLTTTAPRFADRASLSLPDVCNLPVSDAAEFFTDLTLEGAQALIATEVLKEIRGRLGFLTNVGLEYLSLNRTAPTLSGGETQRIRLAGQIGCGLVGVLYILDEPSIGLHPRDNDRLLATLEQLRDMGNTVVVVEHDEDTMRAADYLVDFGPGPGVKGGYVVATGTSEQIAKSKKSVTGAFLSGRREIPVPETRREVVAASEAQDETEATPMLSILNARHNNLKGVDFEVPLGKFVCVTGVSGSGKSSLVSDILMEALRRDLMNGKGEPGAHDAIEGLDNLDKVISIDQSPIGRTPRSNPATYIKVFDEIRKLYAQLPESKRRGYKPGRFSFNVNGGRCEACDGNGANKLEMDFLADIWVTCPVCEGHRFNRETLAVQYKEKSISDVLEMDIQEALAHFEAIPPIADKLQTLHAVGLDYLKLGQPSPTLSGGEAQRVKLARELVKKSTGKTLYVLDEPTTGLHFADIELLLQVLHDFVDAGNTVLVVEHNLDVIKTADWLIDIGPEGGRDGGKVVVAGTPEQVAEYAQTRKSKRGDEAMRSHTGEALGPILDGTHTSIVKAKKATAGTVKEAKFIEVRGAEQHNLRRVDVKIPREQFTVCCGPSGSGKTSLAMDTIYAEGQRRYVESLSSYARQFVGQMQKPALEHIEGLSPAIAIEQRNTGHTPRSTVGTVTEIYDYFRVLFARLGTLHCPECEIAVGTQTVDNIVDKVISEPEGTKLYLLAPVDVEVGDEYDKLWASLSEQGYLRVRIDGTTHSLDEVPTLTRRRKHEVEVVIDRVTIRKEGRGRLAESIENALAVGKGVMRVAYVQDDQSEPRWRTKTHSQHLVCESCGRSFTQLTPHSFSFNSSLGWCGACEGLGTQVGANLSALLRDEELTLANGAVLLWPNVSLPVSQAMLEGLSRHTGVPVDVPFSKLSAKQRRVVLYGTENEWIEVGASDSGGKGGPQFKYQFKGLYPALEEASRLSQRLRGALEDLVGEIECSECGGSRLRDDAAAVRFHDQTIDQITRTPLGELLDTVNKWKLNAREKKVAGELVKEVANRLTFLVDVGLDYLTIGRSAPTLSGGESQRIRLASQVGSGLVGVLYVLDEPTIGLHPRDNTRLIAALHKLRNLGNTLLVVEHDREVVESADSLLDFGPAAGRLGGDIVARGTPAQVAKKRASVTGPYLSGKKAIAIPSNRRIESVEYSEPKGKSERPHSVTFTPPTSTLSIIGARHNNLKNISVDIPLGTLTAVTGVSGSGKSSLVEDVLYNTLARSLHRASTVPGAHDAIEGLERINKVIRVDQQPLGNTPTSNPATYTGVFDLIRQLFAQLPASKLRGYTARQFSFNVAGGRCDACEGAGEYCVEMHFLPDVWITCETCGGKRYNPDTLSVKYRGKTIADVLAMSCREGLELFENIPKIRRVLQTLCDVGLDYLTLGQSAPTLSGGEAQRVKLAAELARPDTGQTLYLLDEPTTGLHFDDLAKLLDVLHRLVDLGNTVVVIEHNLDVIKTCDWLIDIGPEAGRGGGEVVHCGTPEMLVEYAKQQNGKKSKKKAPPISYTGIALQPMLEAGPYEKRKVYDPYAAEAEREGDVDLDKVGENTKMPWEVDGRHWHTVERVARDGDACRWEGEILERVEREIHELGDFAPTNWNHRSVVEVTGHTKSDGWFFHAITAEKWLLKMKFRAAKRTFDRDKLLADINLPPLNDLDDVEAYGSGPRVKCKNLTGPWQEVQLAVHTFEEIDKPEFWKFLKRAVEGFDSFTKRKEKNPEDLMPWKVLGQKWHTTRKGFAPGKKVAWPVEMLEELFEMLHAVAPKGQFLWNNKVLVHLMAPGSKEPWATVVTKRPENVELVLNGPKGAFQLGRVTDLGSEQMLDNEGDQRDRVRLHFTSLDDLHRGDLEGFLREHLDVVQGAGVG, encoded by the coding sequence ATGCCCGCTTCCGATATCGTGATCAAAGGAGCCCGCGAGCACAACCTCCGCGACGTCGACGTGCAGTTGCCGCGGAACAAGCTGATTTGTCTGACGGGCGTCTCGGGCTCGGGAAAAAGCTCGCTAGCATTCGATACTTTGTACGCCGAAGGACAGCGGCGGTACGTCGAGAGCCTGTCGACCTTCGCCCGGCAGTTTCTCGGCCAGATGCCGAAACCCGACGTCGATCACCTGAGTGGATTGTCGCCGTCGATCTCGATTTCGCAGAAATCGTCTGGCACCAACCCTCGGTCGACTGTCGGAACGATCACCGAGATCTACGACTTTCTGCGGGTGCTGTACGCCCGAGTGGGGTTAGGGCACTGCCCAAAGTGCGACCGGCCGATCACCGCACAGACCCGCGAGCAGATCATCGGCCACATTTCGATGCTCCCGGCGAAGACCAAGTTCAAGGTGCTAGCGCCGGTAGTGCGTCAGCAGAAAGGGGAGTTCCGCGACCTGTTCGAGGACCTGCTGAAGCAGGGGTACGTGCGGGCGCGGGTGGATGGCAACATCGTGTCGCTCTCCGAAAACCAGTCGCTCGATCGCCAGATGCGGCACGATATCGAGGTGGTCGTCGACCGAATCACGGCCGGGCCGGCCATGCGAGGTCGTCTGGGCGAGGCGGTCGACACCGCCCTGAAGCTCGGCTCAGGCAGCCTGATCGTGGCCGTCGAACAGGACGAAGACGAGCAGGTGCCGAAGGCCAAACGGACCAAGCGCCGCCGAGTCGGCGTGCGCGAAGGCGACATCGTGCTCTCCAGTCACTTCGCCTGCACCAGTTGCGGGCTGAGTTTCGAGCAGCCGACTCCGCAGATGTTCAGCTTCAACAGCCCGCAAGGCATGTGCCTCGACTGCGACGGGCTCGGCGAGTACTACAGTTTCGATCCCGAGCTGCTCGCGCCCGATCCCACGCTTTCGTTCGCCAAAGGGGCGATCGACTTGGTGGGCAAGTGGAAGGACCTGGGCCGCTGGAAACGCCACATCTACAAGGGGGTAGCCGACACCATCGAGCGGAAGTGGGAGCTGGAAGAAGGCACCTTACTCGAAACTCCCTGGGGTGAGCTGAGCGACGATCTGCGCAACGTTTGGCTCTGGGGCACCGGCGACGAGCACATTACCTACACCTGGCGAGCTGGCAAGAGCAGCCAGAAGTACGGCGGCGAGTTCGAAGGCATCATCGCCGAGCTGTTGGACAAGTATCGCACGTCGAAGAGTTCGTCGCTTATCAAGAAACTCGAAGGCTACATGCGGGTGCTCGGCTGCACCGAGTGCAACGGCGCCAGACTCAATGCCCAAGCTCGCTCGGTGCGACTTACGACGACTGCTCCGCGATTCGCCGACCGCGCGAGTCTGTCGCTGCCGGATGTCTGTAACTTGCCAGTCAGCGATGCGGCCGAGTTCTTTACCGACCTCACCCTCGAAGGCGCGCAAGCACTGATCGCGACCGAAGTGCTCAAGGAAATTCGTGGTCGACTCGGTTTCTTGACCAACGTGGGGCTCGAGTACCTTTCGCTCAATCGAACCGCTCCCACCCTCTCGGGCGGCGAGACGCAACGTATTCGCCTGGCGGGGCAAATTGGTTGCGGTCTGGTCGGCGTGCTCTACATTCTCGACGAACCCTCTATCGGACTGCATCCCCGCGATAACGACCGGTTGCTCGCGACCCTCGAACAGCTTCGTGATATGGGCAACACGGTCGTCGTGGTCGAGCATGACGAAGACACCATGCGGGCGGCCGATTACCTGGTCGACTTCGGCCCCGGCCCCGGCGTGAAAGGGGGCTACGTCGTCGCCACTGGCACCTCGGAGCAAATCGCCAAAAGCAAAAAGAGCGTAACTGGAGCGTTTCTGTCGGGCCGGCGGGAGATCCCGGTTCCAGAGACCCGCCGCGAAGTAGTGGCTGCTTCTGAAGCCCAAGACGAGACCGAAGCGACCCCGATGCTGAGCATCCTCAACGCTCGGCACAACAACCTGAAAGGAGTCGACTTCGAGGTGCCGCTCGGCAAGTTTGTATGCGTGACCGGCGTGAGCGGCTCGGGCAAGAGTTCGCTGGTCTCCGACATTCTGATGGAAGCGTTGCGACGCGATCTGATGAACGGCAAAGGCGAGCCCGGCGCACACGACGCCATCGAAGGACTCGACAATCTCGACAAGGTGATTTCGATCGATCAATCGCCGATCGGCCGCACGCCGCGTTCGAATCCGGCGACCTACATCAAAGTGTTCGACGAAATCCGCAAGCTCTACGCTCAGCTGCCCGAGTCGAAGCGGCGCGGCTACAAGCCAGGGCGGTTCAGCTTTAATGTGAATGGCGGCCGCTGCGAAGCCTGCGACGGCAACGGGGCGAACAAGCTCGAGATGGACTTCCTGGCCGACATCTGGGTGACCTGCCCGGTGTGCGAAGGGCATCGGTTCAATCGCGAAACGTTGGCCGTGCAGTACAAAGAGAAGAGCATCTCGGACGTGCTGGAGATGGACATTCAGGAAGCGCTCGCGCACTTCGAAGCCATTCCTCCGATTGCCGATAAGCTGCAGACCTTGCACGCGGTGGGACTCGATTACCTGAAGCTCGGTCAGCCTTCGCCGACACTCTCCGGCGGTGAAGCCCAGCGGGTGAAACTCGCCCGCGAGTTGGTGAAAAAGTCGACGGGCAAAACATTATACGTGCTCGACGAGCCGACCACCGGTTTGCACTTTGCCGACATCGAACTGCTACTCCAGGTGCTGCACGACTTTGTCGACGCCGGCAATACGGTGCTGGTGGTCGAGCACAATCTCGACGTGATCAAGACCGCCGACTGGCTGATCGACATCGGTCCCGAAGGGGGCCGCGATGGCGGTAAGGTCGTCGTGGCCGGCACGCCCGAGCAGGTCGCCGAATACGCCCAAACGCGCAAGTCGAAGCGGGGCGACGAGGCCATGCGATCGCACACCGGCGAGGCCCTCGGCCCGATTCTCGATGGCACACACACGTCGATCGTCAAAGCCAAGAAGGCGACTGCCGGCACGGTGAAGGAGGCAAAGTTCATCGAAGTCCGTGGTGCCGAGCAGCACAACCTCCGCCGAGTGGATGTGAAGATCCCCCGCGAGCAATTCACGGTTTGCTGCGGGCCGAGCGGTTCGGGCAAGACCTCGCTGGCGATGGATACGATCTATGCCGAGGGGCAGCGTCGGTACGTCGAAAGCCTGAGCAGCTACGCCCGCCAGTTCGTGGGGCAGATGCAGAAGCCTGCACTGGAACACATCGAAGGACTCTCGCCGGCGATTGCCATCGAGCAACGCAATACGGGGCACACTCCGCGTTCGACGGTTGGTACGGTCACCGAAATTTACGATTACTTCCGGGTGCTGTTCGCTCGGCTTGGTACGTTGCATTGCCCCGAGTGCGAGATTGCTGTCGGCACGCAGACGGTCGACAACATCGTGGACAAAGTGATTTCCGAGCCGGAGGGAACCAAGCTCTATCTGCTGGCCCCGGTCGACGTGGAAGTCGGCGACGAATACGACAAGCTGTGGGCGTCGCTCAGCGAGCAGGGGTACCTGAGGGTGCGGATCGATGGCACCACTCACTCGCTCGACGAAGTGCCAACCCTCACCCGCCGACGGAAGCATGAGGTCGAAGTAGTGATCGACCGCGTGACCATCAGGAAGGAAGGTCGCGGGCGACTGGCCGAGAGCATCGAGAACGCCCTGGCGGTCGGCAAAGGGGTGATGCGAGTCGCCTACGTGCAGGACGATCAATCGGAGCCTCGTTGGCGAACCAAGACCCACAGCCAGCACCTGGTGTGCGAGTCGTGCGGTCGCAGCTTCACGCAACTCACCCCGCATAGCTTCTCGTTCAATAGCTCGCTCGGCTGGTGCGGTGCGTGCGAAGGACTGGGGACTCAAGTCGGGGCCAACTTATCGGCCTTGCTGCGTGACGAAGAGCTAACGCTTGCCAATGGAGCGGTGCTACTGTGGCCGAACGTGAGTCTGCCAGTGTCGCAGGCGATGCTCGAAGGACTAAGCCGACACACCGGCGTGCCGGTCGACGTGCCGTTCAGCAAGCTCAGCGCCAAGCAGCGGCGAGTCGTGCTGTACGGTACCGAGAACGAATGGATCGAAGTGGGAGCCAGCGACTCTGGAGGGAAGGGCGGTCCGCAGTTCAAGTACCAGTTCAAGGGACTCTACCCCGCGCTGGAAGAAGCCTCGCGACTATCGCAGCGACTGCGCGGTGCACTCGAAGACCTGGTGGGCGAGATCGAATGTAGCGAGTGCGGTGGTAGCCGGCTGCGCGACGACGCGGCCGCGGTGCGGTTCCACGATCAGACCATCGATCAGATCACGCGGACCCCGCTCGGCGAGTTGCTCGACACGGTCAACAAGTGGAAGCTCAACGCTCGCGAGAAGAAGGTTGCCGGCGAGCTGGTGAAGGAAGTTGCGAATCGGCTCACCTTCCTGGTGGATGTTGGGCTCGACTACCTGACCATCGGCCGCAGTGCGCCGACCCTCTCGGGCGGCGAGTCGCAACGCATTCGCCTGGCCAGCCAGGTCGGTAGCGGCCTGGTCGGCGTGTTGTACGTGCTCGACGAGCCGACCATCGGTCTGCATCCCCGCGACAACACCCGCTTGATTGCTGCATTGCACAAGCTGCGAAATCTGGGCAACACGCTGCTGGTGGTCGAACACGACCGCGAGGTGGTCGAGAGTGCCGACTCGCTGCTCGACTTCGGCCCCGCGGCCGGACGGCTAGGTGGCGACATCGTCGCCCGTGGTACTCCTGCCCAGGTCGCGAAGAAACGAGCCAGCGTGACTGGGCCTTACCTGAGCGGTAAGAAAGCGATCGCCATCCCCAGCAATCGTCGCATCGAGAGCGTGGAGTATAGCGAGCCCAAGGGCAAGAGCGAGCGGCCCCACTCGGTGACCTTTACTCCGCCGACGTCGACGCTGTCGATCATTGGAGCCCGCCACAACAACCTGAAGAACATCTCGGTCGATATTCCGCTCGGTACGCTCACCGCAGTGACTGGCGTGTCGGGAAGCGGCAAGAGTTCGCTGGTAGAAGACGTGCTGTACAACACGCTCGCGCGGTCGTTGCATCGAGCCAGCACAGTGCCTGGCGCTCACGACGCAATCGAGGGGCTGGAACGCATCAATAAGGTGATTCGAGTCGATCAGCAACCGCTCGGCAACACGCCGACTTCGAATCCGGCGACCTACACCGGAGTGTTCGATCTGATCCGGCAACTGTTCGCGCAGCTGCCTGCCTCGAAGCTCCGCGGCTACACCGCGCGGCAGTTTAGCTTCAACGTGGCCGGCGGGCGGTGCGATGCCTGCGAAGGGGCTGGCGAGTACTGCGTTGAAATGCACTTCCTGCCCGACGTGTGGATCACCTGCGAGACGTGTGGCGGCAAACGCTACAACCCCGATACGCTCAGCGTGAAGTATCGCGGCAAGACGATTGCCGACGTGCTGGCGATGAGTTGCCGCGAAGGCCTGGAGCTGTTTGAGAACATCCCCAAAATTCGCCGCGTGCTGCAAACGCTATGCGACGTCGGACTCGACTACCTTACGCTGGGGCAGAGCGCTCCCACGCTCTCGGGCGGTGAAGCCCAGCGGGTGAAGCTGGCCGCCGAACTCGCCCGCCCCGACACTGGGCAAACGCTCTATCTGCTCGACGAACCGACGACCGGTCTGCACTTCGACGACCTGGCAAAGCTGCTGGATGTGTTGCATCGACTCGTGGACCTTGGCAACACGGTGGTGGTGATCGAACACAACCTCGACGTGATCAAGACTTGCGACTGGCTCATCGACATCGGCCCCGAAGCTGGCCGAGGAGGCGGCGAAGTCGTGCATTGCGGCACGCCTGAGATGCTGGTGGAGTATGCCAAGCAGCAGAACGGCAAGAAGTCTAAGAAGAAGGCACCGCCGATCTCCTACACCGGCATCGCACTGCAACCGATGCTCGAGGCCGGCCCTTACGAGAAGCGTAAGGTATACGATCCGTATGCGGCCGAAGCGGAACGCGAAGGGGATGTGGATCTCGATAAGGTGGGCGAGAACACCAAGATGCCCTGGGAGGTCGACGGCCGTCACTGGCACACGGTGGAACGCGTCGCCCGCGATGGCGACGCCTGCCGATGGGAAGGAGAGATCCTCGAACGCGTCGAGCGCGAGATTCACGAACTGGGCGACTTCGCCCCCACGAACTGGAATCACCGTTCAGTTGTCGAGGTGACAGGCCATACGAAGAGCGATGGTTGGTTCTTCCACGCGATCACCGCGGAGAAGTGGCTACTGAAAATGAAGTTTCGCGCTGCAAAGCGGACCTTCGATCGCGATAAGCTGTTGGCCGATATCAACTTACCTCCGCTGAACGATCTGGACGACGTGGAAGCCTATGGCAGTGGCCCCCGGGTGAAGTGCAAGAACCTCACTGGTCCCTGGCAAGAAGTGCAACTGGCCGTGCACACGTTCGAGGAAATCGATAAGCCGGAGTTCTGGAAGTTCCTCAAGCGGGCGGTCGAAGGTTTCGATAGCTTCACCAAGCGTAAAGAGAAGAACCCCGAAGATCTGATGCCCTGGAAGGTACTCGGCCAGAAATGGCATACCACGCGTAAGGGGTTTGCTCCCGGCAAGAAGGTCGCCTGGCCAGTGGAAATGCTTGAGGAGCTGTTCGAGATGCTCCACGCGGTTGCTCCCAAGGGGCAGTTCCTCTGGAACAACAAGGTACTTGTGCACCTCATGGCGCCGGGCTCGAAGGAGCCGTGGGCGACGGTGGTGACCAAGCGACCCGAGAACGTCGAGCTGGTGCTCAACGGGCCGAAGGGGGCGTTTCAGTTAGGGCGTGTCACCGATTTAGGGTCGGAGCAAATGCTCGACAACGAAGGGGATCAGCGCGACCGAGTACGGTTGCACTTCACCTCGCTCGACGACCTGCATCGGGGGGATCTCGAGGGATTTCTCCGCGAGCATTTGGACGTCGTGCAAGGCGCAGGTGTGGGGTAG
- a CDS encoding SGNH/GDSL hydrolase family protein, whose product MIYANRALPRLLLFSLLFTLPVGQMWAAENVPWAKEMAEFAKQDTEQSPAEGGVVFVGSSSIRLWDLPKSLPDMEPAPLNRGFGGSQLSDSIRNVELLVLKHKPQTVIIYAGDNDLAGGKSAERVGDDFGKLVKLIHEALPETKIGYIAIKPSISRWRLAETIQDANARIAKQCEAEDWLTYIDVWNPMLDDQGKPREELFRNDGLHLNDKGYELWTSLVKPLLPEDEADAKSDQ is encoded by the coding sequence ATGATTTACGCGAATCGAGCTTTACCGCGACTACTGCTGTTTTCCCTGCTATTCACGCTGCCTGTTGGCCAGATGTGGGCGGCCGAAAACGTGCCTTGGGCCAAAGAAATGGCCGAGTTCGCGAAGCAGGACACCGAGCAATCGCCCGCCGAAGGGGGGGTAGTGTTCGTCGGCAGCTCCAGCATCCGGCTGTGGGATCTCCCCAAATCGCTCCCCGACATGGAGCCCGCCCCACTGAACCGCGGCTTCGGCGGCTCGCAGCTCAGCGATTCGATTCGCAACGTCGAGCTGCTGGTGCTCAAGCACAAGCCGCAGACGGTGATCATCTACGCTGGCGACAACGACCTGGCAGGTGGTAAGTCGGCCGAGCGAGTGGGCGACGACTTTGGCAAGCTGGTCAAGCTGATCCACGAAGCCCTGCCCGAAACCAAGATCGGGTACATCGCGATCAAGCCGAGCATCTCCCGCTGGCGCCTGGCCGAAACCATTCAGGACGCCAACGCCCGCATCGCCAAGCAGTGCGAAGCCGAGGACTGGCTGACCTACATCGACGTCTGGAATCCGATGCTCGACGACCAAGGCAAGCCGCGTGAGGAGCTGTTCCGCAACGACGGTCTGCACCTGAACGACAAAGGCTACGAGCTGTGGACCTCGCTGGTAAAACCGCTGCTGCCGGAAGACGAAGCCGACGCGAAGTCCGACCAGTAG
- a CDS encoding class I SAM-dependent methyltransferase — MTHWADYELLDFGDGRKLERFGTLRFDRPAPQAETKHVLDKTAWSEAVARYTGDRMTEGRWKRLPAAKTELPSTIAIPLDEQRSFRMAVDCLPTGQVGLFPEQFDNWRWIARQATRTGQPCRVLNLFGYTGGSTLAAAAAGAEVTHVDASKPSVATARANAEASGLGDAPIRWIVEDAVKYCRRELKRGNQYHGVVLDPPSYGHGPKGEDWRLARDLPKLLELIRELTHDARRFVVATCHTPGVGPAELAAYLSDGLFGHCGQPPASGPLYLATSTNRRLESGVYARWPNL; from the coding sequence ATGACGCACTGGGCGGATTACGAACTGCTGGACTTCGGCGATGGGCGTAAGCTCGAACGGTTTGGCACGCTGCGGTTCGACCGCCCAGCTCCGCAGGCGGAAACGAAGCATGTGCTCGACAAGACCGCCTGGAGCGAAGCGGTTGCTCGCTACACCGGCGATCGCATGACCGAAGGTCGCTGGAAGCGATTGCCAGCGGCCAAGACCGAACTGCCATCGACCATTGCCATTCCGCTCGACGAGCAGCGATCCTTTCGCATGGCAGTCGACTGCCTGCCGACTGGACAGGTCGGCTTGTTCCCCGAGCAATTCGACAACTGGCGATGGATCGCCCGTCAGGCGACTCGCACCGGGCAACCTTGTCGGGTGCTGAACCTGTTCGGCTACACCGGCGGTAGCACCCTGGCGGCGGCTGCCGCTGGGGCCGAGGTCACCCATGTCGACGCTTCGAAACCCTCGGTCGCGACGGCCCGCGCGAATGCCGAGGCTTCGGGCCTCGGCGATGCGCCGATCCGCTGGATCGTTGAAGACGCAGTGAAGTACTGCCGGCGTGAGCTCAAGCGTGGCAACCAGTACCACGGCGTCGTGCTCGATCCTCCCAGCTACGGGCACGGGCCCAAAGGCGAGGACTGGCGTCTGGCCCGCGACCTGCCGAAGCTGCTCGAGCTGATTCGCGAACTCACGCACGACGCACGTCGATTCGTGGTCGCTACGTGCCACACGCCAGGCGTCGGCCCGGCCGAACTCGCGGCCTATCTGTCCGACGGGCTGTTCGGACACTGCGGTCAGCCACCGGCCAGCGGCCCACTGTACCTGGCGACCTCCACGAACCGCCGCCTCGAAAGCGGTGTCTATGCCCGTTGGCCCAACCTATAA
- a CDS encoding SMI1/KNR4 family protein, with amino-acid sequence MNSNQLLQHAIAHLESLGIEVEFTQAAAIELAEIKAFEAELGFRLPADLAEFYTSCSNGFTMAWEDTPQGVWGNAYLPELQELRLLRQRWCTDQLGFTHYHQVSFEQCNAPNLYHWLPLIEEENGDQICVDCQHQTVTYWSHESGDDLVTLEASFTIWLDQRARHCFQIPPDLYWPSIANGRGVDWSSDEFDSKYVWG; translated from the coding sequence ATGAATTCCAATCAATTGCTGCAACACGCAATCGCTCATCTTGAGTCGCTCGGTATCGAGGTCGAGTTTACGCAGGCTGCGGCTATCGAACTGGCTGAGATCAAGGCGTTCGAAGCCGAGCTTGGCTTTCGGCTGCCGGCCGACCTGGCGGAGTTCTATACCAGCTGCAGCAACGGGTTCACCATGGCCTGGGAGGACACTCCGCAGGGGGTGTGGGGCAACGCCTACCTTCCTGAGCTTCAGGAGCTCCGCCTGCTGCGGCAGCGTTGGTGCACCGATCAATTAGGGTTTACTCATTACCATCAGGTCTCCTTCGAGCAGTGCAATGCGCCGAACCTGTACCATTGGCTCCCTCTGATCGAAGAGGAAAACGGCGATCAAATCTGTGTCGACTGTCAGCATCAGACCGTCACTTACTGGAGTCATGAATCAGGCGACGACCTGGTGACCCTCGAAGCTTCGTTCACCATTTGGCTCGACCAACGAGCGCGGCATTGTTTTCAGATTCCGCCCGACTTGTACTGGCCCTCGATCGCTAACGGCCGCGGAGTCGACTGGAGCAGCGACGAGTTCGACTCGAAGTACGTCTGGGGGTAA